The following is a genomic window from Aeromonas sp. FDAARGOS 1405.
CAAGAGCCAGCACAATAATCAGTTTCATTTATCCCCTCAAATGTAATTGGAAATTTTTTGTACGTTTGCTTAAAACCATGAAGTATAATTTTATCATAAATCACCACACCAAACTCATCAAAAGTTCTAATCATCACTGCGCCTACATTATTATTTTGCAGCTTTGCAGAGACCAATTCATATAACGTGTCAGCTCTAACTTTGACATCAGGGTTTATTATTAATATATCTCCTGGAATACCGTTCCCTTCAAGATATTCGAACCCTACATTATTTCCCTTAGCATATCCGAAGTTTGAACTATTAAAGATTATATGAATTTCAAACTCTGGAAAAAAATCGATTAAATCATTTAACCTCTCAGAATCATTGCTAAAATTATCAATAATCAACACCCTAAAGTCTTTAAAAACTGATTTTCTTATAGAAGATAGGAGCGTAAATATCTCAGCAGAGCTATTCCAATTTAAGATCATTATATTTATCACATTCGCCCCTTAATAACTCGGAGAAATGAACCTACAAAAACTCTTAAATGCTTATACAATGTGGCATATTTCGCTGCCGCCATCATTCTTTGATTAGACATGCTGAAAAACACAAAACCACCTATTTGCTTAGCAATATGACGCACTAAAATTGTTGATTTTCTTTCAAATTGCGTCACTTGCACTTTAGACAGTTGTTCAATATCATAATCGGTAACAGTTATGACATTGTTAATAACCATTTTTTCTACTATAGATTTACCAGTTTCACTTCTTGCAAGTACAAGCCCTTGCCCGTCTGATTCTGTA
Proteins encoded in this region:
- a CDS encoding glycosyltransferase family 2 protein, which codes for MINIMILNWNSSAEIFTLLSSIRKSVFKDFRVLIIDNFSNDSERLNDLIDFFPEFEIHIIFNSSNFGYAKGNNVGFEYLEGNGIPGDILIINPDVKVRADTLYELVSAKLQNNNVGAVMIRTFDEFGVVIYDKIILHGFKQTYKKFPITFEGINETDYCAGSCILLDRNVIREVGLFDEAFFLYWEEVDLSLRIRESGYKLLSTTKSSVVRKSNSLDRSINAYYYFIRNSFLLNRKWPNECGKFYHFLFIFSAVSSALINSFKKNDFRFIKSSLRGLWDGIYGKSGVKSS